From Zhongshania aliphaticivorans, one genomic window encodes:
- a CDS encoding TonB-dependent receptor, protein MINKRRSGHALIGVSVVMGLAAGVPLSHAESTRTIEEVLVTARKQSETLQDVPFSVAAMTEGKLQQSGATDLESMANNVAGISIQNLGPGQSQVAIRGISAGQIVRDQPGVKEQVGVYMDESVISMSLFTPDLDFYDMNRVEVLRGPQGTLFGSGSLSGTIRYITQQPNFDGVSGSIQGDAETISHGSDGGSVKAHLNVPLSDKVALRMVRYYQEFGGFIDALQPDGSVNEDVNEGVREGGRLAVLFQPNDALSITPKVVFQKIDMDGFNREDDYHLLANPYTTTRPAITLGDYEQYTQLEESFEDDFALFDLTVNYDFNDQLSLTSVSSYTNRDVLVVRDATALNSSITGGSYGEAPSVYLLDAPLYDRTSAEVLTQELRLSGFDGPMQWVAGIFYSEVERHYNQSLFVDGFEASNPQHPDLSGSTAGQRASKDELYYSDIPYQLDQYAIFGEVSYDLTDKTMLVVGARYFDYEETRVLSFDGIYTAAIIDDRSVVSSNGVSPRVIVRHALNDDVMLNAQVSQGFRLGGNNDPLNVPLCSTTNNDVQIYGNNPDFDDETVTNYEVGAKTNFMDGAGTFNVSAFHAQIKDLQVTVDAGSCSSRLIYNADEAHSSGVEMELFMRPLSNLEFGLSASFVEAELDSDVESEGSVLAVVGGQDGDDLPTAPGFELAASVTYYFPVFNSWEGFANATYQNVGERYTKISDQNNNGQGVATLYPNVGGPLTQATYGYDREMDSYEIVNLRLGVRNENWDTALFVRNATNEKAELSIDTERGGNARVGHHVNQPRTIGLSARYSF, encoded by the coding sequence ATGATAAATAAACGACGTTCTGGGCATGCCTTAATTGGCGTATCTGTGGTGATGGGGCTCGCCGCTGGCGTGCCGTTAAGCCATGCAGAATCAACGCGCACCATCGAAGAGGTGTTGGTTACGGCGCGTAAGCAGTCCGAGACTTTGCAGGATGTGCCGTTTTCGGTAGCCGCGATGACCGAGGGGAAGTTACAGCAGAGCGGCGCAACCGATTTGGAGTCGATGGCGAATAATGTCGCAGGTATTTCCATACAAAATTTAGGTCCCGGTCAGAGTCAGGTTGCTATTCGCGGTATTTCTGCTGGGCAAATTGTTCGTGACCAGCCCGGTGTGAAAGAGCAGGTTGGGGTCTACATGGATGAATCGGTGATCTCTATGTCACTGTTTACGCCGGACTTGGATTTTTACGATATGAATCGCGTAGAAGTGTTGCGCGGACCGCAGGGAACCTTGTTTGGTTCGGGCTCCTTGTCTGGGACAATTCGCTATATCACCCAGCAGCCTAACTTTGATGGCGTCAGCGGTTCGATTCAGGGCGACGCAGAAACGATTAGCCATGGCAGCGATGGCGGTAGTGTGAAAGCCCATTTAAACGTGCCCTTGAGTGACAAGGTCGCCCTGCGGATGGTGCGCTATTATCAGGAGTTTGGTGGATTTATTGACGCCTTGCAGCCAGACGGCAGCGTTAATGAAGATGTGAACGAGGGCGTGCGCGAGGGCGGACGGCTGGCGGTGTTGTTTCAGCCAAATGATGCCTTGAGCATTACCCCGAAGGTGGTGTTCCAAAAAATTGATATGGACGGCTTCAACCGCGAAGACGACTACCATCTGTTAGCCAACCCTTACACCACCACTCGTCCGGCAATTACCTTGGGTGATTATGAGCAATACACTCAGTTAGAAGAGAGTTTTGAAGACGATTTTGCGCTGTTCGACCTCACCGTGAATTATGATTTTAACGATCAGTTGAGTTTGACCTCGGTCAGCTCGTACACCAACCGCGATGTGTTGGTGGTTAGGGACGCAACCGCACTGAACTCCAGTATTACTGGTGGTTCCTACGGCGAGGCCCCGTCAGTCTACTTGCTGGATGCGCCGCTTTACGACCGGACGTCGGCAGAAGTGCTTACCCAAGAATTGCGGTTGAGCGGTTTCGACGGCCCTATGCAGTGGGTTGCCGGGATATTTTATAGCGAAGTTGAACGTCACTATAATCAGTCTCTGTTTGTTGATGGTTTTGAGGCGAGTAATCCTCAGCACCCCGACCTCTCGGGTTCAACAGCAGGACAGCGGGCGAGTAAGGATGAACTCTATTACTCTGATATTCCCTATCAATTGGATCAATATGCGATTTTTGGTGAAGTGTCTTATGACCTAACTGATAAAACCATGTTGGTGGTGGGCGCGCGTTATTTTGATTATGAAGAAACCCGCGTGCTTAGCTTTGACGGGATCTACACGGCGGCGATTATTGATGACCGCAGTGTGGTGAGTTCTAACGGGGTTTCGCCGCGTGTTATTGTGCGCCATGCCTTGAACGACGATGTCATGTTAAATGCTCAGGTGTCCCAGGGCTTTCGTTTAGGTGGCAATAACGATCCCCTCAACGTGCCGCTGTGCAGCACGACCAATAATGACGTACAAATTTACGGTAATAATCCTGATTTTGATGACGAGACCGTGACCAATTATGAAGTGGGTGCGAAAACAAATTTCATGGATGGTGCAGGTACCTTTAATGTTTCGGCCTTCCATGCCCAAATCAAAGATCTGCAAGTTACTGTCGATGCCGGCTCGTGTTCCTCGCGCTTAATTTACAACGCCGATGAAGCTCATAGCAGTGGTGTTGAGATGGAACTGTTCATGCGGCCGCTGAGCAATTTGGAGTTTGGCTTGTCGGCGAGCTTTGTGGAGGCCGAGCTGGACTCCGATGTGGAATCAGAGGGTTCCGTGTTGGCAGTTGTCGGCGGTCAAGATGGCGATGATTTGCCGACTGCACCGGGCTTTGAACTCGCGGCGTCGGTGACCTATTACTTCCCCGTTTTTAATAGTTGGGAGGGTTTTGCCAATGCGACCTATCAAAATGTGGGTGAGCGCTATACCAAGATCTCTGACCAAAATAATAATGGTCAGGGCGTGGCGACCTTGTATCCCAATGTAGGTGGTCCGCTAACTCAGGCGACTTACGGTTATGACCGGGAGATGGATAGCTACGAAATTGTGAACCTGCGCTTGGGTGTTCGTAACGAAAACTGGGATACCGCGCTGTTTGTGCGCAATGCGACCAATGAGAAGGCGGAGCTGTCTATTGATACCGAACGCGGCGGTAATGCGCGGGTTGGTCATCATGTTAATCAACCGCGTACCATTGGCCTGAGTGCGCGCTATAGTTTCTAA
- a CDS encoding iron-containing alcohol dehydrogenase has protein sequence MTANINLPRILRIGAGASRLLPEVLDELNLKQPLLVTDAFIVSLGWLDTLETQLSEKGFSHNRFTGVVPDPTSAAVTAGLAVLRQGEYDCVVALGGGSSIDTAKAIAVMAHRDQPMRHYKVPNSIDDGLPVIAIPTTAGTGSEATRAAVITDTDSQEKMLCMGLGLMPIAALVDFELTLSMPWRLTADTGLDSLCHALEAYVSKKANAFTDTIALAAMTAINTHIRTACQQPDNREAREAMMLAATQGGIAFSNSSVTLIHGMSRPIGALYHVPHGLSNAMLLPEITAWSISGAPARYADCARAMGMAEQRDSDDDANQKLVAGLRLLCSDLKVPSPGEFGIDARAWQQSLELMTQQALDSGSPNNNPRIPSAAEIKDLYQKVWGN, from the coding sequence ATGACCGCCAATATCAACCTGCCCCGAATACTGCGCATTGGCGCGGGTGCCAGCCGCCTACTGCCCGAGGTACTCGACGAGCTAAACCTTAAGCAACCGCTATTAGTCACCGACGCTTTTATCGTCAGTCTTGGCTGGCTGGACACGCTAGAAACCCAACTCAGCGAAAAGGGTTTTAGCCACAACCGGTTTACCGGAGTTGTTCCCGACCCAACCAGCGCTGCGGTTACAGCTGGCCTCGCAGTATTACGCCAAGGTGAATATGATTGCGTGGTCGCATTAGGTGGTGGCAGTTCGATAGACACCGCCAAAGCTATAGCCGTTATGGCCCACCGCGACCAGCCGATGCGCCACTACAAAGTGCCTAATTCAATAGATGATGGTCTGCCCGTTATCGCCATACCGACCACCGCAGGCACCGGCTCAGAAGCCACCCGCGCCGCCGTCATCACCGACACCGACAGCCAAGAAAAAATGCTGTGCATGGGCCTCGGCCTAATGCCCATTGCCGCGCTGGTCGATTTTGAATTGACCCTGAGTATGCCCTGGCGCTTGACCGCCGATACCGGACTCGACAGCCTCTGCCATGCCCTAGAGGCCTATGTGAGCAAAAAGGCCAACGCATTTACCGATACCATTGCCCTAGCGGCGATGACGGCCATCAACACCCATATTCGCACCGCCTGCCAACAGCCCGACAACCGCGAAGCGCGGGAAGCCATGATGCTGGCGGCGACCCAGGGCGGTATCGCTTTTTCAAACTCATCGGTCACCCTGATTCACGGCATGAGCCGTCCGATTGGCGCGCTTTACCATGTGCCCCACGGTCTGAGCAATGCCATGTTATTGCCAGAAATAACCGCATGGTCGATCAGCGGCGCCCCTGCCCGCTACGCCGACTGCGCCCGCGCCATGGGCATGGCAGAGCAGAGGGACAGCGACGACGACGCCAACCAGAAACTCGTCGCGGGCCTGCGTTTGCTCTGCAGCGACCTCAAGGTCCCCAGTCCCGGCGAGTTTGGAATAGACGCGCGAGCATGGCAGCAGTCGCTAGAATTAATGACCCAGCAGGCGCTGGATTCCGGCTCACCCAATAATAATCCACGTATCCCCAGTGCCGCAGAGATTAAAGATCTCTATCAAAAAGTGTGGGGCAATTAA
- a CDS encoding aspartate aminotransferase family protein yields the protein MTQPALMNTYGRLPVTFTRGEGVRLFDTQGKAYLDCISGVGVNSLGHAHPALTEAIQSQAGQLLHTSNLYSVQKQEELAAALCAISGMENVFFCNSGAEGNEAAIKLARMHGHKRNIDIPHVIVMDQAFHGRTLATLTASGNRKIQAGFEPLVRGFIRAPFGDLAALENIAEHNDSIAAVLIEPIQGEGGIHTLPAGFLTQLRALCDKHNWLMMLDEVQTGNGRTGKYFAYQHSDVMPDVVVTAKGLGGGVPIGACLAHGKAAALFQPGNHGSTFGGNPLVCAAGLAVVNTLNSNGMIDTIADNGRYILSALKDQLGDVAHVKDIRGQGLMIGIELSSPCAGLVAQALEKGLLINVTSERVVRLLPPLIINQQEIDELLATLCPLIRQWPAQSSAA from the coding sequence ATGACACAGCCGGCTTTAATGAACACCTATGGACGTCTTCCGGTAACATTTACCCGGGGCGAAGGTGTGCGACTGTTTGATACGCAGGGCAAAGCCTATCTCGACTGCATCAGTGGCGTTGGCGTTAACTCCTTGGGACACGCACACCCCGCCTTAACCGAAGCCATTCAGTCACAGGCTGGCCAACTGCTGCACACCTCCAATTTATACTCAGTGCAAAAGCAGGAAGAACTCGCTGCAGCCCTGTGCGCGATTAGCGGCATGGAAAACGTGTTCTTTTGCAATTCCGGCGCCGAAGGCAACGAAGCCGCCATTAAGCTAGCGCGGATGCACGGCCACAAACGCAATATCGATATTCCCCACGTGATTGTGATGGATCAGGCGTTTCACGGCCGGACCTTGGCCACGCTAACAGCGTCGGGCAATCGCAAAATTCAAGCGGGCTTTGAACCCTTGGTGCGGGGCTTTATCCGCGCGCCCTTTGGCGACCTTGCCGCACTCGAAAATATTGCCGAGCACAACGACAGCATTGCCGCCGTACTCATTGAGCCAATTCAAGGCGAAGGTGGCATTCACACCTTGCCCGCCGGTTTCCTTACTCAGCTGCGGGCACTGTGCGACAAACACAACTGGCTGATGATGCTAGACGAAGTGCAGACCGGCAATGGCCGGACCGGCAAATACTTTGCCTACCAGCACAGCGACGTAATGCCCGACGTGGTGGTGACCGCCAAAGGCCTAGGTGGCGGCGTACCAATTGGCGCCTGCCTTGCCCATGGCAAAGCAGCGGCACTGTTTCAACCCGGCAATCACGGTTCTACCTTCGGCGGTAATCCGCTGGTGTGCGCGGCCGGACTCGCGGTTGTAAACACGCTGAACAGCAATGGCATGATCGACACCATTGCCGACAACGGCCGCTATATTCTCAGCGCCTTAAAAGATCAACTGGGCGATGTTGCCCACGTAAAAGACATTCGCGGCCAAGGCCTGATGATCGGCATTGAGCTGAGCAGCCCCTGTGCCGGACTGGTTGCCCAAGCCTTAGAAAAAGGCCTGCTGATCAATGTCACTTCAGAGCGGGTGGTACGCTTACTGCCGCCGCTAATTATTAACCAGCAGGAAATAGATGAGCTACTCGCCACACTGTGCCCACTGATTCGTCAGTGGCCAGCTCAGTCCAGCGCGGCATAA
- the argF gene encoding ornithine carbamoyltransferase has product MALRHFLTLMDLSPAELETLMQRAIQLKAEHKARKTSVQFPNHVLGMVFEKASTRTRISFEAGMAHLGGHAIFLSPRDTQLGRGEPVEDSGRVISSMCDIIMVRTFEHSIIERFAAYSSVPVINALTDDHHPCQLLADIQTFIEHRGSIKGKQVAWIGDGNNMCQSYIHAAMQFDFTLKVACPEGFEPRADIVAKAGDRVEIFREPADAARGSDLLVTDVWASMGQEEEKAERRRELAGYQINSALMAHANPDALYMHCLPAKRGEEISAELMDNPKTVIWDEAENRLHAQKALMEFLLLEARA; this is encoded by the coding sequence ATGGCATTAAGACATTTTTTAACCCTCATGGATTTGAGCCCCGCTGAATTAGAGACCCTAATGCAGCGTGCCATACAACTCAAAGCCGAGCACAAAGCCCGCAAAACCAGCGTGCAATTCCCCAACCACGTTTTGGGCATGGTGTTTGAAAAAGCCTCCACCCGAACTCGTATCTCGTTTGAAGCCGGTATGGCGCACTTGGGTGGCCATGCCATCTTCCTGTCGCCACGCGACACCCAGCTCGGTCGTGGCGAACCGGTGGAAGACAGCGGCAGAGTCATCTCTTCAATGTGCGACATCATCATGGTACGCACCTTTGAGCACAGCATTATTGAACGCTTTGCCGCGTACTCTAGCGTGCCGGTGATCAACGCACTAACCGACGACCACCACCCCTGCCAACTGCTAGCCGACATCCAAACCTTTATCGAACATCGCGGCAGCATCAAGGGCAAGCAAGTGGCATGGATCGGCGACGGCAACAATATGTGCCAGTCTTATATTCACGCCGCCATGCAGTTCGACTTCACCCTTAAAGTCGCCTGCCCCGAAGGCTTTGAACCCCGCGCCGACATCGTTGCCAAGGCCGGTGACCGCGTTGAAATATTCCGCGAACCCGCCGATGCCGCCCGCGGCTCCGACTTACTCGTCACCGACGTCTGGGCCTCCATGGGCCAGGAAGAAGAAAAAGCCGAGCGCCGCCGCGAACTTGCCGGCTACCAAATTAACAGCGCGCTGATGGCCCACGCCAACCCCGACGCCCTGTATATGCACTGCCTACCGGCTAAGCGCGGCGAAGAAATCAGCGCTGAGCTCATGGACAACCCCAAAACCGTGATTTGGGACGAGGCGGAGAATCGCCTGCATGCGCAGAAGGCATTGATGGAGTTTTTGTTGTTAGAGGCGCGGGCCTAA
- a CDS encoding ABC transporter ATP-binding protein codes for MLQVKNIQCQYEGVSVVDDVSFHVNDGDICSLLGPSGCGKTTILRAIAGFQPLTKGSVTLRGNCLSEPGSMITPELRSIGMVFQDYALFPHLSVYDNIRFGLSKQSRQAQRQKVMQLLELVRLEGVENRFPHELSGGQQQRVALARALAPSPDLLLMDEPFSNLDAELRKRLSLEVRDIIKELGISAILVTHDQLEAFAFSDNIGLLYNGKLQQWDTPFNLYHEPSNRLVADFIGEGSFLPGVIGTELNTVTTELGTLMGNRAYAWPPGTPVEILLRPDDIVLSDFGGISATIEKKVFSGSATLYTLRLPTGSQVEALLPSHRDFAINEVVKINTEADHLIAFGREELHHGEHKPRSS; via the coding sequence GTGCTGCAAGTAAAAAACATCCAATGCCAATACGAAGGCGTCTCCGTTGTCGACGACGTCAGCTTCCATGTTAACGACGGCGACATTTGCAGTTTGCTCGGCCCCAGTGGTTGCGGCAAAACAACCATCTTGCGCGCTATTGCGGGCTTTCAACCCCTCACCAAAGGTTCGGTTACGCTGCGCGGTAACTGCCTGAGCGAACCCGGCAGTATGATTACCCCCGAGCTGCGCAGCATCGGCATGGTATTTCAAGATTACGCCCTCTTCCCGCATTTGAGCGTGTACGACAATATTCGCTTTGGCCTCAGCAAACAGAGCCGCCAAGCACAGCGCCAAAAAGTCATGCAATTACTGGAGCTAGTGCGCCTCGAGGGTGTCGAGAATCGCTTCCCCCACGAACTCTCCGGCGGCCAACAACAGCGAGTTGCACTGGCTCGCGCCCTAGCACCCAGCCCAGACTTACTGCTAATGGACGAGCCTTTTTCCAACCTCGACGCCGAGCTTCGTAAACGCCTCAGCCTCGAAGTGCGCGACATCATTAAAGAGCTAGGCATTAGCGCCATACTGGTCACCCACGACCAGCTCGAGGCATTTGCCTTCAGCGACAATATTGGCCTGCTCTACAACGGCAAACTACAGCAATGGGACACCCCGTTTAACCTCTACCACGAACCCAGCAATCGCCTCGTCGCCGACTTTATCGGCGAAGGCAGCTTCTTGCCCGGCGTTATCGGCACCGAGCTCAATACCGTTACCACCGAACTTGGCACCCTAATGGGCAACCGCGCCTACGCTTGGCCACCCGGCACCCCGGTAGAAATTTTACTGCGCCCCGACGATATTGTGCTCAGCGACTTTGGCGGCATCAGCGCCACCATTGAAAAAAAGGTGTTTTCAGGTAGTGCCACGCTCTACACCCTGCGCCTACCTACCGGCAGCCAAGTTGAAGCACTACTGCCCAGTCATCGCGATTTTGCGATTAACGAAGTAGTAAAAATTAACACCGAGGCCGACCACCTTATTGCCTTTGGCCGCGAGGAATTACACCACGGCGAACATAAGCCAAGAAGTAGCTAA
- a CDS encoding ribonucleoside-diphosphate reductase subunit alpha: MQTQQDTSTSATGAPPQHASDAELKATAPGQLRVIKRNGSVVSYTDDKISVAITKAFLAVEGGNAAASTRIHETVVKLTEQVSATFKRRMPSGGTIHIEEIQDQVELALMRSGEHKIARGYVLYRAARAEERSQLAPLGEKVHPSIRVKHPDGTESPLDVGRLEFIVQEACEGLSDVSAQEVQDEALKSLYNGVPQEEVNTSLVITARAMVEKEHNYSLVTARLLLDKLRAEALNFLGVAQSATQHDMAIYYPQALPIYLRKGAELELLDPRLESEYDVAALGEAIKPERDMQFHYLGLQTLYDRYFIHSNEVRIELPQIFFMRVAMGLAMNEEDRNARAIEFYDLLSSFDYMSSTPTLFNAGTLRPQLSSCYLTTVPDDLHGIYGAIQDNAMLSKYAGGLGNDWTPVRGLGAYIKGTNGKSQGVVPFLKVVNDTAVAVNQGGKRKGAVCAYLESWHIDIEEFLELRKNTGDDRRRTHDMNTANWIPDLFMKRVFQDGDWTLFSPNNVPDLHDLYGKAFEERFEHYEELTRKGEIKLYKRVKAADLWRKILSMLFETGHPWITFKDPCNLRSPQQHVGVVHSSNLCTEITLNTSKDEIAVCNLGSVNLAQHIGDNGLDLAKVEKTVKTAVRMLDNVIDINYYSVPQAKNSNFKHRPVGLGLMGFQDALYKQHLPYSSDEAVEFADRSMEAISYYAIKASSDLAAERGSYQSYEGSLWSRGILPIDSVEILVQERGADYIEVDRSQTLDWDSLREVVKAQGMRNSNVMAIAPTATIANITGVSQSIEPTYQNLYVKSNLSGEFTVVNPYLVKDLKARGLWDAVMVNDLKYYEGSVSKIDRIPDDLKALYATAFEVEPRWLVDAASRRQKWLDQAQSLNLYIAGANGKKLDITYRMAWYRGLKTTYYLRALAASSTEKSTVSQGSMNKVSSQSAAPKPAATASAAAPQAAPVPLACSLDDPDCEACQ; encoded by the coding sequence ATGCAAACCCAACAAGACACCAGCACTAGCGCCACTGGCGCTCCCCCGCAGCACGCTAGCGACGCCGAACTTAAAGCCACCGCACCCGGCCAACTGCGCGTTATTAAACGCAACGGTTCCGTAGTGAGCTACACCGACGACAAAATCAGCGTGGCGATCACCAAGGCCTTTTTAGCGGTAGAGGGTGGCAATGCTGCCGCCTCTACTCGTATCCACGAGACCGTTGTTAAACTGACCGAACAAGTCAGCGCCACCTTCAAGCGCCGCATGCCCTCTGGCGGCACGATTCATATTGAAGAAATTCAGGACCAAGTTGAACTGGCCCTAATGCGCAGCGGCGAACACAAAATTGCCCGTGGCTATGTACTGTATCGCGCCGCCCGCGCTGAAGAGCGCAGCCAGCTGGCACCGCTTGGCGAAAAAGTACACCCCAGCATTCGTGTTAAACACCCCGACGGCACCGAGTCGCCGCTGGATGTAGGCCGCTTAGAATTTATCGTACAAGAAGCCTGCGAAGGCCTGAGCGATGTCTCCGCTCAAGAAGTACAAGACGAAGCCCTTAAAAGCTTGTACAACGGCGTACCCCAGGAAGAGGTCAATACCTCGCTGGTGATTACCGCCCGCGCCATGGTTGAAAAAGAACACAACTACAGCCTGGTTACCGCCCGCTTGCTGCTCGACAAACTCCGCGCCGAAGCCCTGAACTTTTTAGGGGTTGCCCAGAGCGCCACTCAGCACGACATGGCTATTTACTACCCGCAAGCACTGCCAATCTACCTGCGCAAAGGTGCTGAGCTTGAGCTGCTAGACCCACGCCTAGAAAGCGAATACGACGTTGCTGCCCTCGGCGAAGCCATCAAGCCAGAGCGCGATATGCAGTTCCATTACCTTGGCCTGCAGACCCTGTACGACCGCTACTTTATTCACAGTAATGAAGTGCGCATTGAATTGCCACAGATCTTCTTTATGCGTGTTGCCATGGGTTTGGCAATGAACGAAGAAGACCGCAATGCCCGTGCCATTGAGTTCTACGACCTGCTCAGCTCATTCGACTACATGAGCTCAACACCAACCCTGTTTAATGCTGGAACCCTGCGTCCACAGCTGTCGTCTTGTTACCTGACCACAGTGCCCGACGACCTGCACGGCATTTACGGCGCGATTCAAGACAATGCCATGTTGTCTAAATACGCTGGCGGCTTGGGTAACGACTGGACCCCAGTTCGCGGCCTCGGCGCTTATATCAAAGGCACCAACGGCAAGTCTCAAGGCGTTGTCCCCTTCTTAAAAGTGGTTAACGACACCGCTGTTGCCGTAAACCAAGGCGGCAAGCGCAAGGGCGCGGTATGTGCTTACCTAGAAAGCTGGCACATCGACATCGAAGAATTCCTCGAGCTGCGTAAAAACACCGGTGATGACCGCCGCCGTACCCACGACATGAACACAGCTAACTGGATTCCTGACTTGTTTATGAAGCGGGTATTCCAAGACGGCGACTGGACCTTGTTCTCGCCCAACAATGTACCGGATCTGCACGACCTCTACGGCAAGGCTTTCGAAGAGCGTTTTGAGCACTACGAAGAGCTAACCCGCAAAGGCGAGATCAAACTCTACAAGCGCGTTAAAGCCGCTGACTTGTGGCGCAAGATTCTGTCTATGCTGTTTGAAACCGGCCACCCATGGATCACCTTTAAAGACCCATGTAACCTGCGCAGCCCACAGCAGCACGTTGGCGTGGTGCACTCGTCCAACCTGTGTACAGAAATCACCCTGAACACCAGCAAAGACGAGATCGCAGTATGTAACCTTGGCTCGGTTAACCTTGCCCAGCACATTGGCGACAACGGCCTCGACCTCGCTAAAGTAGAAAAGACCGTTAAGACGGCAGTCCGCATGCTCGATAACGTAATCGACATTAATTACTACAGCGTGCCACAGGCGAAGAACTCCAACTTCAAGCACCGCCCGGTTGGCCTAGGCTTGATGGGTTTCCAAGACGCACTTTACAAGCAGCACCTGCCCTACTCTTCTGACGAAGCGGTAGAGTTTGCCGACCGCTCTATGGAAGCGATCAGCTACTACGCGATTAAAGCGTCTAGCGACTTGGCCGCCGAGCGTGGCAGCTACCAGAGCTACGAAGGTTCACTGTGGAGCCGTGGCATTCTGCCCATCGACTCAGTAGAAATCCTTGTGCAAGAGCGCGGCGCCGACTACATCGAAGTAGACCGCAGCCAAACACTGGACTGGGACAGCCTGCGCGAAGTTGTTAAAGCTCAAGGCATGCGTAACTCGAACGTCATGGCCATTGCGCCAACTGCCACCATTGCTAACATCACGGGTGTGTCGCAGTCGATCGAACCGACTTACCAAAACCTGTACGTTAAATCGAACCTGTCTGGCGAATTCACCGTAGTGAACCCCTACTTGGTTAAAGACCTGAAAGCGCGCGGTTTGTGGGACGCGGTCATGGTTAACGATCTTAAGTACTACGAAGGCTCGGTAAGCAAAATCGACCGTATTCCAGACGACCTAAAAGCGCTGTACGCCACCGCCTTTGAAGTGGAACCGCGCTGGTTGGTCGACGCCGCAAGCCGCCGTCAAAAGTGGCTAGATCAGGCGCAGTCACTGAACCTGTACATAGCTGGCGCCAACGGCAAAAAGCTCGACATCACCTACCGTATGGCGTGGTACCGTGGCCTCAAAACCACTTACTACCTCCGCGCATTGGCTGCGAGCTCCACCGAGAAATCTACCGTTTCTCAAGGCTCCATGAACAAGGTTTCATCACAATCGGCTGCACCTAAACCTGCTGCCACCGCGTCTGCCGCTGCACCGCAGGCCGCGCCCGTACCGCTGGCCTGCTCTCTGGATGATCCAGATTGCGAAGCCTGTCAGTAA
- a CDS encoding ribonucleotide-diphosphate reductase subunit beta, with protein sequence MLSWDEFDKEEAPAKAPAAKTQAPKAAEPVVSAALNTMNSEDSAAVVDQAILDKANAALEHLDVAAGLEELEMGAARLRVEDKRIINCHLDLNQLVPFKYDWAWQKYLDGCANHWMPQEVNMTADIAMWKNPEGLTDDERRIIMRSLGYFSTADSLVANNLVLAVYRHITNPECRQYLLRQAFEEAIHTHAYQYCVESLGMDEAEVFNMYRELPSIAKKAAWSLQHTQALGDPNFHTGTPETDQELLRNLIGFYAVTEGIFFYCGFTQILSMGRRNKMTGIAEQFQYILRDESMHLNFGIDMINQIKLENPHLWSEKFQGEVTQMIVEGMQLEIEYAKDSMPRGVLGMNSGMMEEYLQFIANRRLSQLGLKEQFPGAQNPFPWMSEIMDLRKEKNFFETRVIEYQTGGALTW encoded by the coding sequence ATGTTAAGTTGGGATGAGTTCGATAAAGAAGAAGCACCGGCCAAAGCGCCCGCTGCCAAAACCCAAGCCCCAAAAGCAGCGGAGCCTGTGGTTTCTGCTGCACTGAATACCATGAACAGCGAAGACAGCGCAGCAGTTGTCGACCAGGCTATTCTCGACAAAGCCAATGCCGCCCTCGAACACCTTGACGTGGCCGCCGGTTTAGAAGAACTGGAAATGGGCGCTGCCCGTCTACGGGTAGAAGACAAGCGCATCATCAACTGCCACCTCGACCTCAACCAGCTCGTACCCTTTAAGTACGACTGGGCATGGCAGAAATACCTCGACGGCTGCGCCAACCACTGGATGCCCCAAGAAGTAAACATGACCGCCGACATCGCCATGTGGAAAAACCCAGAAGGCCTTACCGATGACGAGCGTCGCATCATCATGCGCTCACTGGGTTACTTCTCAACCGCCGACTCCTTGGTTGCCAACAACTTGGTGCTGGCGGTATACCGTCACATCACCAACCCAGAGTGCCGCCAGTATTTACTGCGCCAAGCCTTTGAAGAAGCGATTCACACCCACGCCTACCAATACTGCGTAGAGTCACTGGGTATGGACGAAGCCGAAGTCTTCAATATGTATCGCGAACTGCCCTCCATCGCTAAAAAAGCGGCGTGGAGCCTGCAGCACACCCAAGCACTGGGCGACCCTAATTTCCACACCGGCACCCCAGAAACCGACCAGGAACTGCTCCGCAACCTGATTGGCTTCTACGCAGTGACTGAAGGCATCTTCTTCTACTGTGGCTTCACCCAGATCCTGTCTATGGGCCGCCGCAACAAAATGACCGGCATCGCCGAACAGTTCCAGTACATACTCCGCGACGAATCTATGCACCTGAACTTTGGCATCGACATGATCAACCAGATCAAACTGGAAAACCCACACCTCTGGAGCGAAAAATTCCAAGGCGAAGTAACCCAAATGATCGTCGAAGGCATGCAGCTCGAAATTGAATACGCCAAAGACTCAATGCCTCGCGGCGTACTCGGCATGAACTCCGGCATGATGGAAGAATACCTCCAATTCATCGCCAACCGCCGCCTAAGCCAGCTCGGCTTAAAAGAACAATTCCCCGGCGCGCAAAACCCATTCCCATGGATGAGCGAAATCATGGATTTGCGCAAAGAGAAAAACTTCTTTGAGACTCGTGTAATTGAGTATCAGACTGGCGGAGCGCTTACTTGGTGA